A region of Bacillus cabrialesii DNA encodes the following proteins:
- a CDS encoding bifunctional 3,4-dihydroxy-2-butanone-4-phosphate synthase/GTP cyclohydrolase II, whose protein sequence is MFHPIEEALDALKKGEVIIVVDDEDRENEGDFVALAEHATPEVINFMATHGRGLICTPLSEEIADKLDLHPMVEHNTDSHHTAFTVSIDHRKTKTGISAQERSFTVQALLDSKSVPSDFQRPGHIFPLIAKKGGVLKRAGHTEAAVDLAEACGSQGAGVICEIMNEDGTMARVPELIEIAKKHQLKMITIKDLIQYRYNLTTLVEREVDITLPTDFGTFKVYGYTNEIDGKEHVAFVMGDVPFGEEPVLVRVHSECLTGDVFGSHRCDCGPQLHAALTQIAAEGRGVLLYLRQEGRGIGLINKLKAYKLQEQGYDTVEANEELGFLPDLRNYGIGAQMLRDLGVRNMKLLTNNPRKIAGLEGYGLSISERVPLQMEAKEHNKKYLQTKMNKLGHLLHF, encoded by the coding sequence ATGTTTCATCCGATAGAAGAAGCACTAGACGCTTTAAAAAAAGGCGAAGTCATCATCGTTGTAGATGATGAAGACAGAGAAAATGAAGGAGACTTTGTGGCTCTTGCCGAGCATGCAACTCCAGAAGTCATTAACTTTATGGCGACACACGGAAGAGGGCTGATTTGCACGCCGCTTAGCGAGGAGATCGCGGATAAGCTTGACCTTCACCCTATGGTTGAACATAATACAGATTCTCACCATACAGCGTTTACGGTAAGTATTGACCACCGTAAAACGAAAACGGGCATAAGCGCCCAAGAAAGATCTTTTACCGTTCAAGCATTGCTGGACAGCAAATCCGTGCCGTCTGATTTTCAGCGTCCGGGGCACATTTTTCCGCTGATTGCGAAAAAAGGAGGTGTCCTGAAAAGAGCGGGCCATACAGAAGCTGCTGTTGATCTTGCTGAAGCCTGCGGATCTCAAGGCGCCGGCGTCATTTGTGAAATTATGAATGAAGACGGAACGATGGCAAGAGTGCCTGAACTCATTGAAATTGCGAAAAAGCATCAATTAAAAATGATCACCATTAAGGATTTAATTCAATACCGTTACAATCTAACAACTCTTGTCGAGCGTGAAGTCGACATTACGCTGCCTACTGATTTTGGCACATTTAAGGTTTACGGATACACAAATGAGATAGATGGTAAAGAGCATGTCGCATTTGTGATGGGAGATGTGCCGTTCGGAGAAGAACCAGTATTGGTCCGAGTGCATTCAGAATGTCTCACAGGTGACGTGTTTGGATCTCATCGCTGTGACTGCGGCCCGCAGCTGCACGCTGCGCTGACACAAATTGCCGCAGAAGGCCGCGGAGTGCTTTTGTACCTGCGCCAAGAAGGCCGAGGAATCGGTTTAATCAATAAGTTAAAAGCTTATAAGCTTCAGGAACAAGGCTATGACACCGTAGAAGCCAATGAGGAGCTGGGATTCTTGCCTGACCTTCGAAACTATGGCATCGGTGCACAAATGTTACGCGACCTCGGTGTACGGAATATGAAGCTTTTGACAAATAATCCGCGCAAAATCGCCGGTCTTGAGGGCTATGGACTCAGCATTTCAGAAAGAGTGCCGCTTCAAATGGAGGCGAAGGAGCACAATAAAAAATATTTGCAAACCAAAATGAACAAGCTAGGTCATTTACTTCATTTCTAA
- the ribE gene encoding riboflavin synthase subunit alpha produces MFTGIIEETGTIESMKKAGHSMALTIKCTKILEDVHLGDSIAVNGICLTVTDFTKNQFTVDVMPETVKATSLNDLSKGSKVNLERAMAANGRFGGHFVSGHVDGTAEITRIEEKSNAVYYDVKMDPSLTKTLVLKGSITVDGVSLTIFGLTEDTVTISLIPHTIGETIFSEKTIGSKVNIECDMIGKYMYRFLHKANENKTQQTITKAFLSENGF; encoded by the coding sequence ATGTTTACAGGAATAATTGAAGAAACAGGCACAATCGAATCCATGAAAAAAGCAGGGCATTCAATGGCCTTGACAATCAAATGCACAAAGATTCTAGAGGATGTTCACCTGGGTGACAGCATTGCGGTTAACGGCATTTGCCTGACTGTTACTGATTTTACAAAGAATCAATTTACGGTAGATGTTATGCCTGAGACAGTCAAAGCGACGTCACTGAATGATTTATCAAAAGGAAGCAAAGTAAATCTGGAAAGAGCGATGGCGGCAAACGGCCGTTTCGGAGGCCATTTCGTCTCAGGACATGTCGACGGAACTGCTGAAATCACACGCATTGAAGAGAAAAGCAACGCAGTTTACTATGATGTAAAGATGGACCCTTCTTTAACAAAAACATTGGTCTTAAAGGGATCTATTACCGTAGACGGCGTAAGCCTAACCATATTCGGCCTGACAGAAGATACAGTGACGATTTCTTTAATACCGCATACGATCGGCGAAACGATTTTTTCAGAAAAAACGATTGGCTCTAAAGTGAATATCGAGTGCGATATGATCGGAAAATATATGTATCGATTTTTGCATAAAGCCAATGAAAATAAGACCCAACAAACCATTACAAAAGCCTTCTTAAGCGAAAACGGCTTTTAG
- the sipS gene encoding signal peptidase I sipS produces the protein MKSENVSKKKSILEWAKAIVIAVILALLIRNFIFAPYVVDGDSMYPTLHNRERVFVNMTVKYIGEFDRGDIVVLNGDDVHYVKRIIGLPGDTVEIKNDQLYINGKKVSEPYLAANKKRAKRDGFDHLTDDFGPVKVPDDKYFVMGDNRRESMDSRNGLGLFTKKQIAGTSKFVFYPFNEMRKTN, from the coding sequence TTGAAATCAGAAAATGTTTCGAAGAAAAAATCAATACTAGAATGGGCAAAAGCAATTGTGATTGCTGTCATTCTCGCTTTGCTCATCCGCAATTTTATTTTTGCGCCGTATGTCGTTGACGGTGACTCTATGTATCCTACACTTCATAACCGTGAAAGGGTTTTTGTCAATATGACAGTCAAATACATCGGCGAGTTTGACAGAGGAGACATCGTCGTATTAAACGGAGATGATGTCCACTATGTCAAACGTATTATCGGCCTGCCTGGAGATACGGTTGAAATAAAGAACGACCAGCTTTATATCAACGGGAAAAAGGTGTCCGAGCCTTATTTGGCAGCTAATAAAAAGAGGGCGAAGCGGGATGGTTTTGACCATTTGACCGATGATTTCGGCCCGGTGAAAGTGCCTGATGACAAGTATTTTGTGATGGGCGATAACCGACGGGAGTCAATGGACAGCCGAAACGGGCTTGGCCTCTTCACGAAAAAACAAATTGCAGGTACTTCAAAGTTTGTTTTCTATCCATTTAACGAAATGCGCAAAACAAATTAG
- a CDS encoding zinc ribbon domain-containing protein has product MNNKGCIKCGGTEAGQKEIATTGTGLSKLFDVQHNRFLVVYCKNCGYSEFYNKESSTAGNILDLFFGG; this is encoded by the coding sequence ATGAACAACAAAGGCTGTATAAAATGCGGCGGCACTGAAGCGGGCCAAAAAGAAATAGCCACTACTGGCACGGGATTATCGAAGTTGTTTGACGTGCAGCATAACCGTTTTTTAGTGGTGTACTGCAAGAATTGCGGGTATTCAGAGTTTTATAATAAAGAGTCTTCAACTGCCGGCAATATATTGGATTTGTTTTTTGGAGGCTGA
- a CDS encoding DUF1002 domain-containing protein, giving the protein MKKIWIGMLAAAVLLLTVPKVSLADAAVGDVIVTLGADLSESDKQKVLDEMNVPDNATTVTVTNKEEHEYLGKYISNAQIGSRAISSSSITIAKKGSGLNVETHNISGITDEMYLNALMTAGVKDAKVYVTAPFEVSGTAALTGLIKAYEVSSDEAISEDVKQVANQELVTTSELGDKIGNENAAALIAKMKEEFAKNGVPDNKADIEKQVDDAASDLNVTLTDSQKDQLVSLFNKMKNANIDWGQVSDQLDKAKDKITKFIESDEGKNFIQKVIDFFVSIWNAIVSIFK; this is encoded by the coding sequence TTGAAAAAAATATGGATTGGAATGCTGGCAGCGGCCGTTTTGCTGCTGACGGTTCCGAAAGTCAGTCTCGCGGATGCCGCAGTTGGAGATGTCATTGTAACACTTGGTGCTGATTTATCAGAATCTGATAAACAAAAAGTGCTTGATGAAATGAATGTCCCTGACAATGCCACAACGGTAACTGTGACTAATAAGGAAGAACATGAATATTTAGGAAAATATATATCTAACGCTCAAATCGGATCAAGGGCGATTTCTTCATCGTCGATCACCATTGCCAAAAAAGGCTCTGGACTGAATGTTGAGACACATAATATCAGCGGCATTACAGATGAAATGTACCTGAATGCGCTGATGACAGCCGGTGTTAAGGATGCGAAGGTGTATGTTACAGCACCGTTTGAAGTATCTGGGACTGCGGCTTTAACCGGATTGATTAAGGCGTATGAAGTTTCGTCTGACGAAGCGATCTCGGAAGATGTGAAGCAAGTGGCCAACCAAGAGCTTGTCACGACATCAGAGCTTGGAGACAAAATCGGTAACGAAAATGCGGCAGCACTGATTGCAAAAATGAAAGAAGAATTCGCTAAAAACGGTGTGCCTGACAATAAGGCTGACATTGAAAAACAAGTGGACGACGCAGCTTCTGATCTAAACGTCACACTTACAGACAGCCAAAAAGATCAGCTTGTCTCCCTGTTCAATAAGATGAAAAATGCTAACATTGACTGGGGACAGGTCAGTGACCAGCTTGATAAAGCAAAAGATAAGATTACGAAATTCATAGAATCAGATGAGGGCAAAAACTTCATCCAGAAAGTCATTGATTTCTTCGTATCTATCTGGAACGCGATTGTTTCTATATTCAAATAA
- the ribD gene encoding bifunctional diaminohydroxyphosphoribosylaminopyrimidine deaminase/5-amino-6-(5-phosphoribosylamino)uracil reductase RibD, translating into MEEYYMKLALDLAKQGEGQTESNPLVGAVVVKDGQIVGMGAHLKYGEAHAEVHAIHMAGAHAKGADIYVTLEPCSHYGKTPPCAELIINSGIKRVFVAMRDPNPLVAGRGIGMIEEAGIEVIEGILADQAEKLNEKFLHFMRTGLPYVTLKAAASLDGKTATSTGDSKWITSETARQDAQHYRKNHQSILVGVGTVKADDPSLTCRLPDVAKQPVRVILDTELSIPEDAQVISDQAAPTWIFTTARADEEKKKRLTAFGVNIFTLETERIQVLDVLKILAEEGIMSVYVEGGSAVHGSFVKEGCFQEIIFYFAPKLIGGTHAPSLISGEGFQSMKDVPLLQFTDITQIGRDIKLTAKPINE; encoded by the coding sequence ATGGAAGAGTATTATATGAAGCTGGCATTAGATCTTGCGAAGCAGGGGGAAGGACAGACAGAATCCAATCCGCTTGTCGGCGCTGTAGTGGTAAAGGACGGACAGATTGTCGGAATGGGCGCTCATTTAAAATATGGCGAAGCTCATGCGGAAGTTCATGCCATCCATATGGCCGGAGCACATGCAAAGGGTGCTGATATTTACGTTACACTCGAACCGTGCAGCCATTACGGAAAAACACCGCCATGTGCAGAGCTGATTATCAACTCTGGAATCAAAAGAGTGTTCGTGGCGATGAGAGATCCTAACCCGCTTGTGGCTGGAAGAGGGATCGGCATGATTGAAGAAGCCGGCATTGAAGTAATAGAAGGCATCTTGGCAGACCAGGCGGAGAAGCTGAATGAAAAATTTCTGCACTTCATGAGGACAGGCCTCCCTTACGTCACACTAAAAGCTGCCGCAAGCCTTGACGGGAAAACTGCTACCAGCACGGGCGACAGCAAATGGATCACGTCAGAGACTGCCAGACAGGATGCCCAGCATTACAGGAAAAATCATCAAAGCATCCTAGTCGGAGTTGGCACGGTGAAAGCCGACGATCCAAGCTTAACCTGCAGGCTGCCAGATGTCGCAAAACAGCCGGTTCGGGTGATTCTTGACACCGAACTCTCGATTCCTGAGGACGCCCAAGTGATTTCCGATCAGGCAGCGCCAACATGGATTTTTACAACGGCACGCGCAGACGAGGAAAAGAAAAAACGGCTTACAGCTTTCGGAGTGAACATATTTACACTTGAAACTGAGCGCATTCAAGTTCTCGATGTTCTGAAAATCCTTGCGGAAGAAGGCATCATGTCGGTGTATGTGGAAGGCGGATCAGCTGTTCACGGAAGCTTTGTCAAAGAAGGCTGTTTTCAAGAAATCATCTTCTATTTTGCCCCTAAACTAATCGGAGGAACGCATGCTCCCAGCTTAATCTCCGGTGAAGGTTTTCAATCAATGAAAGATGTCCCCTTATTACAATTCACTGATATAACCCAAATCGGCCGTGATATCAAACTGACGGCAAAACCGATAAACGAGTAG
- a CDS encoding spore germination protein, whose translation MIDYPININNVSGNSVVNIGGAFIIRPLTVSKSVFGSGGLNTGIVFENSFVSKAKMINHQFTDQNVTKTF comes from the coding sequence ATGATTGACTATCCTATCAATATAAACAATGTTTCCGGAAACAGCGTAGTAAACATAGGCGGCGCTTTTATAATCAGGCCATTAACTGTGTCAAAATCTGTGTTTGGTTCCGGAGGTTTAAACACAGGAATTGTCTTTGAAAATAGCTTTGTAAGCAAGGCTAAAATGATTAATCATCAATTCACTGATCAGAACGTTACCAAAACATTTTAA
- a CDS encoding peptidylprolyl isomerase → MKTGYFLLEDGNKIEFELYPEAAPGTVANFEKLANEGFYDGLTFHRVIPGFVSQGGCPHGTGTGGPGYTIKCETQGNPHTHEAGALSMAHAGKDTGGSQFFIVHEPQPHLNGVHTVFGKVTSGLEFAKNMSNGDVMKEVRVEG, encoded by the coding sequence TTGAAAACAGGTTACTTTTTATTAGAAGACGGCAACAAAATTGAATTTGAACTTTACCCTGAAGCTGCACCGGGTACTGTCGCAAACTTTGAAAAGCTTGCAAACGAAGGCTTTTATGACGGACTTACATTCCACCGAGTGATTCCAGGCTTCGTCAGCCAAGGTGGATGCCCGCACGGAACTGGCACAGGCGGTCCGGGATACACAATCAAATGTGAAACACAAGGAAACCCGCATACACATGAAGCGGGCGCACTTTCTATGGCACACGCAGGAAAAGACACAGGCGGCAGCCAATTTTTCATCGTACATGAGCCGCAGCCGCATTTGAACGGTGTTCACACTGTGTTCGGTAAAGTAACAAGCGGATTAGAATTCGCGAAAAACATGTCTAACGGCGACGTCATGAAAGAAGTTCGCGTAGAAGGCTAA